Proteins encoded in a region of the Macaca mulatta isolate MMU2019108-1 chromosome X, T2T-MMU8v2.0, whole genome shotgun sequence genome:
- the TSC22D3 gene encoding TSC22 domain family protein 3 isoform X4 — protein sequence MDLVKNHLMYAVREEVEILKEQIRELVEKNSQLERENTLLKTLASPEQLEKFQSCLSPEEPAPESPQVPEAPGGSAV from the exons ATG GATCTGGTGAAGAATCATCTGATGTATGCTGTGAGAGAGGAGGTGGAGATCCTGAAGGAGCAGATCCGAGAGCTGGTGGAGAAGAACTCCCAGCTAGAGCGTGAGAACACCCTGTTGAAGACCCTGGCAAGCCCAGAGCAGCTGGAGAAGTTCCAGTCCTGTCTGAGCCCTGAAGAGCCAGCTCCCGAATCCCCACAAGTGCCCGAGGCTCCTGGTGGTTCTGCGGTGTAA